The sequence GTACGCCCTACATCGGAGACCAAGTGCTGCCAGAAGTGATCTATGCTTACGGCCTGACAGAAGCGATCGAAAAAGGATTGCTCAAGAAGGTCAAACGGCACGGCTATACAAACCCTCGGTCAGAAGAATTTGTTCAACTTGCGATAGACAACTTCATTGAGAGCGTAAAGGAAAACGGAGAATTTGTGCGTCCGGAAGGAATACTTCCGAAGATCGCGTTTTTCGCTCCTACAATTGAAGACCTCAATTCCGAACTACGCCCAGCCGTCGAGAAAGCAATCGCGAAGCATGGCTACTCGGCCGAAAAGATTCTCGTGAATGTTGGCGATCCAAAGTTGACCTCGAACGACGAGATCCGTGAGTTTAACAATCTCGACAAACCTACATCGGAGAAACAATTCATCCTCTTGGTGAATAAGGGCCGTGAGGGTTGGAACTGTCGTTCTCTGTTTGGCGTCGCGCTATTTCGAAAGCCGAAGTCACGTGTTTTTGTGCTTCAGGCGACGATGCGCTGCCTCCGGTCGATTGGAGATAAACAGTACACCGGACAGATTTACCTAAGCGACGAAAACCTTCAGATCCTAGAGGACGAGCTTCAGCAGAACTTCAGGATCAGCGGCGACGACCTGGAGAACGCCGGAAAGGATAAGGAAACTGTCGAAGTTCGTGTCGTTCCGCCGCCAGTCAAGATAAAGATCAAACGAATCTCGTCTCGGTTCGAGATGCGGGAAAAAACGATTGAAGAAGGATTCTCACTTGGTCTTGAACAGGTTGACAAAGATAAGTACCGCCTTCTGCATATCGAGCAGCAAGGATTGGAAGAACACCGGAATGCCGCGTTCAAAAAGGTAGAGGACCTGACCGCTGAGCGCGAAAGACGATCGTTTAGCGACATAACTCTTGTCGCCGAGATTGCGAGATATCTGAACCTTCGGCCTCTCCAGGTCGAGGAAATCCTTGCTCAAACCAAAGAAGGCATTGACGGAATTCTTGAAAGTGTTAATGAATTCAACGAACTTCTCTATGATGCGGTGATACCAAAGATCTTCGATTCGCTCTACGAGTTGCGCGAATTTAAGAGTGAAGATGAACACGAGATCGAACTCGTGAAACCGCCACCGGCTGGAAAGGACTTCTATTCCGTTCGTGCCGAACCGGACAAGATTGTGCGGAATATCGATTCGCAGATCGCCGAGTTTGTTTCCAAGAGTTTTCATCTCGATGCGTACTGCTTCGACTCGAACCCGGAAAACGTTTTGTTTCGCGATCTACTGGCCGACGAACGCGTCAAGAAGATTTATTTTACCGGGATGCTCACGCACGGCCAGACTGACTTCTACATTCAGTACATCGATCCCGACTCGCACACGGTCAAACGCTATTACCCCGATTTTCTTGTGCAGCTCGAAGACGACTCATGGCTGATCGTTGAAGTGAAAGGAGACAATTTGATCGAGGCTTCAGTCGTTCAAGCAAAGGCGGCTTACGCTCGCCAACTCGCTGCAGCAAGCAAGATGAATTACACGATTATTAAAGGCTCGGACGCAAGTGCGGGGAATTATGATTCTTTATTGAAGTAGCTAATAGACAGTTACAACAATAATATTCGACTGTTAGATAAGACTGACGAATATAACCAAACGCACGTCCGGCACATTCTGCCACTGGTTTGCAAAGCCATCCGTTAAATTAGTTCTAAACAAGAGTAGAGAATCCATCGATAAAAGAAAGGAGGATCGAGATCATTACTGCGACAAGGCCACCACTTCAGCCACCGGGGTCATCCGACGAGATTCGGATCCAGCCAAGAATTCCTTAACCGCATTGTCTTCCCAAGCCGAAAAATCTGCAGTCTTACAAAGGAACCTGTCCCATGCCTGGTTGAATAGCCATACCGGCGAATTTCCGTCGGCGGCAGCTGTACGCAGATCCAACGGTTCCGCCTCCACGAGCATATCGTCGATAGTTCCGTTGATCATGGCGAGAAAATTATCGGAGAAAAATCCGAAGTATTCCTCGGTTATGTTGAAGCAAGACGCGATCTCCGCCCAGGTTTCTCGCAACTCCGCTGCGATATCGGAGTATCCCATCTCCTCGGCCCGGAGGGCGAGAACCTTTATTCTTATCCAGCTGACGGGATGTGTCCGAAATACCAATGACTCCTGTGGAAGATGAAATTCCTCTCGCCCTAGTTTTCGACAACACATCGAGAATGCGTGTAGAAAAGCAGGCCCGCCTATCGAGAGCCCTACCGCATCACAGAACAGCTCTTGGGTCCAGTCGAACCAGGTCACCACGATCTCATCACGCCTTCTGGTCGCATCCTGCGAGTATTTGTCGTTTCTGATCACGGTCGGCTGCAGCGATGCAGCGATCTTTTGCTGAAGCTCTTTCACCAGGGCGTCCATCTCCGCTCTGTGAACCGCATAGAGCAGATGACCGAACTCGTGTAACAAGAGCGGAAGATACAGGAGTTGGCTGTGAGCCGAACACGGGGCAAAATATATGGTGGGCCACCCGGGAAACGGAAGACAAGCGAACATTCCTCCGCTAACGGCGAAGAAGGTGTCTTTGGTTGACTGATGAGACGAGTGAAGCCATGACAAGACCCTCAACGCCATTAAATCAGTGTCCTTTGTTCGGAGCACCGGATTGACGAAGGTCGAGTTCAGAAAATTCAAGTGGCGTGCTATCACGTTCGTCTGACTAAACAAATCGACCAGGATCGAATCATCTGCTGTCGAAAGAATGTCGAAGATCTCTTTGATCGCTCCAGTGAGAAAGTCGCAGTTGTGAATAAGCCACTCTCTATAACCATTAAGCTCCGGCGGAAGTCCGTCCTTTGACGCTAACGCGTTACGAACCATTTCGAGTTCGTACAATAGGTCCTGATTGCTGCTGACAAGGATGTCTCTCACCTATCCTTCTCCTACGATCTCCGAAATGTCCTCGTTGAAATGCTCCTCAATGAGAGTACGCATTTCTTCAAGCCCCGAAATCAAAGTCTTCCGGTCGCCTGAAGTATGCGACTGCAGCTGACCCCGGAACCGGCTTATCGTCTGCGTAAATAGCTCCGAGCGAAATTTCTTGGAGTTCCGCCGGGCCTTAAGATATCGCATCCCGAGTTCGCGCATACGCGCGCTGGTCCCAAGCGGAGACGACGATTGTGATTGCTCAACACGGCTTACGATTGAGTCGAACGCCTCCAAAAAACCATCGACGCTTTCAAAAGCTTCAGCCACTTTCGTCGAGATCTCTCCGGAGACCTTGCCGGATTCCCGGAGTTTTAGGTCGATGATAAGGGTATTCAGCGCGGAGATCAGCTGCTGACTGTATTGAAAGCTTTGGTAGGACAACCATCGTACGCTCATAGTAATCTCCTCCGGCCGACGGTCATCTGATCCGCCGAACTTCCTGGGCTGCTCTACTGGTCAATTCTTCGTCCGTTCTCTTGATCTCCATCGGAAGTCTTTGGGCAACGCGCGGATTCGACCAGTTCAAATGACATGATTGATGCAGATCATTAGCAGCCTCCACGATATCGCTCATTGAGGTGACAGATCTGATCATCACAGGTTCGGCAGTGCCCTGCCGAAGGGTCGCGGCTCCGGTGTTTGCAAGCACGACGGAGTTCGAGGTCAAACGGACACCGGTCCCTTCAATAGCATGAGCGGCTTCGCCGTTTCGAAGCACATCCCACATCCGAATGTTCTTGATGCTTTCCTTGTGGAAGTCGACGATGTCCGTAATCGCGTCCCTCCTGAGTAGGCCGGCGTCCTTAAGGCGAGCCTCGGCTGCTCGTATCGCCTGAATCTCATTGCCGCATTGCCGCCCGTCCCGGATCACAAGCATCGATTCCAAGTCGGAAAATCCGCTCGCGACGGCCCGCTCCGCCAGCTGCACGATCTTATCCTCAAGGATCATCTCGTTGATCGTTTCCTTCTTCGAGTCCGTTTTGTTCTCGACCTCGGTCTCCATTCGGAACGGCACCGGCGATGTCGGTCTAAAGATGAGTAGCGAAACCGCGAAGAACCTGTGTCCCTGGCTTACGTCGATCCCAAGTCGCACCTGGTACTTTGGGTGGTTATTCAAAGTCCATGGAACACCGTCGATCTGCTGCACGAGACCCATCACATTGAGCTCGATAAAGCCCTTCCATCGCCGGGGAAACTGGACGGGAACGACCGTCCCATCACTTCGTTTTTCAAACCGGAACTCCTCGGCGTAGCGACCGAAAGTCGACTTCTTGATCCTCTTGATTCTCCAGCCTTTGAGCTCGTATTCGACATTGAAGTAGGCTGCAGGGCTGTCGTCATCGAAAACGAACAAGACCATGCCGCCGAATCTTTCCGACTGCAGCTTGCTTATCGCCTCGTCTTGGGACTTGTACCGTATGCACTCTATCTCGGTGTTGGTTCGCGTCAGCTCAGAATACAGATCGGCGACTGAATTGGAGAGTGCGTCTGCAACATCGCTTCCGAACTCTTCGGGCACTGCAACATAAAGCGTACGCGGAGCTGACCCGGGGTACGAAAAGCAGCCGAACCTCGAAAGATAGGCCAGTCTTTCATTGTAGTAATCCCGATGCTCACGGACATTGCCGTTAGGTGGCGCCTTGAGGATATTTCCGTCACCGAACAAAAGGTCGGGGGCCACCGATTTGAACACGTGGGTTTCGTTTGGCCTCCAAAATCCGTCCGCGAGGCCCGGTATTCCGGAACCGAGGTTCTTATCCCCTACGCTTTCCCAAAATGACTCGATCAACTCCTTACGTTCGCGCGGCGGGATCTTATCGATCGAGCTCAGAGACCGTGGAAGGGCATCATTCATTACCCTCAACCGCAGCCGGCTCGCCGCAACCGGCACCGAGTACGGAATTCCGTGGAATGACACTCTGGCCACAGTCTCGTTGCCAGCAAGATTCAAGCCGTGTTTTCGTTGGTAGTACTCCCTGAGAGATGCATAGGTCTCCCCCTGTATTCGCTGAACCTCGGGTTTGCCGATCGTTGCGTTCTCGATCATTCCCTCGAAATAGCACTTTGAGAACTGCCCAGGTTTCGACTCGTAAAGCAGCGTTCCTTTACTGCCCTCTTGGCGCTGCGACAACCTGCTAAATCTGCGTTTCAGAGTCTTCTGTTCTTCGGCGGGGAGCGTCGCGTCGAAGAAACCCGCAACGCTCAATTCAGTAAAAAAAGCTGTACTGATATCGATTGCGATACCTATTCCCACATCGTCGATCGGAATTGTCGCGACTTCGAACCTTCGGAACACCTCAATGCCGTCTTTTACGCATAACGGTTCTTTGGCATAAAAGATCCGGTAGCTATCGAGGTTCCAAAAGATAAGGCTATTAAATACCTTTCGGATCAGGCTTCTTTCGACTAGGGAAGCAATCGCGTCCCTTTCCGATTCATTCCTGAACGAGAGGCGGCGTGTGCCAACGTCCCGAATATCCAGTCTCCAATTCTCATCCTCGATAGCGAGGCTGGGTGCCGGCACATTCGATAGAACAAGGATCTCATCCGTCCCGAATGGAGCGCGGACCGCGGAGAGACCGTAACGTGATGAAAGTTTATTACACGCCTTCTCCAACAGCTCCGGCGCGGTCACATGTCCGGTTACTTCGACTCGTCGAACGTCAAGCCGAAATTCTTTTCCGAATCGAACGATCCGAAGGTTTGTCTCAATCATGGTCAATTACTCCGAGGAAACTCCGGACAGACCGTCCGGAACGGGCACATGCGGCATATTCCGACCTGGCCGCACGGCGTAAATGCCGCCGAAAGGCCCGAGAAGCCATACCCGTCCATCGTTTCCATACGTCTTATATCCTGAATTATCCGGCCCTTGGCTCTGAGCATGCCTTCGGCTGTGACGAGTTCTTCGACCACCGAATCTAGTTCAAGATATGCCTTGTAGACCCTTATAGACTCGGGATCCACTTTTAAGTTGTTAGCTATCAACAGTGCATATGAGAGAAGCTGCAAACTATCATCCGACGCCGTTGACGTGCCGGTCTTCCAATCCACGATCACCATCTCGGCTGCCGATCCGTATGCTAGGTCGATCTTTCCGCTCGCTGTATTCGACCCGAATGCGATCGGAAGCTTCTTCTC is a genomic window of Chloracidobacterium sp. containing:
- a CDS encoding type III restriction endonuclease yields the protein MLSTWGNFTGAGHLLDRSKFNIVISNTQKIILKKQHKEKSATDSLFGSEKETHERQAPVEQSVYDEISELLAEEPEEEGELSTNQRFEKLKRLSQLGIYVDEAHHAFGDPLAKDMGVKTSKTSLRLTIDELAASLERTGTKIVACFNYTGTPYIGDQVLPEVIYAYGLTEAIEKGLLKKVKRHGYTNPRSEEFVQLAIDNFIESVKENGEFVRPEGILPKIAFFAPTIEDLNSELRPAVEKAIAKHGYSAEKILVNVGDPKLTSNDEIREFNNLDKPTSEKQFILLVNKGREGWNCRSLFGVALFRKPKSRVFVLQATMRCLRSIGDKQYTGQIYLSDENLQILEDELQQNFRISGDDLENAGKDKETVEVRVVPPPVKIKIKRISSRFEMREKTIEEGFSLGLEQVDKDKYRLLHIEQQGLEEHRNAAFKKVEDLTAERERRSFSDITLVAEIARYLNLRPLQVEEILAQTKEGIDGILESVNEFNELLYDAVIPKIFDSLYELREFKSEDEHEIELVKPPPAGKDFYSVRAEPDKIVRNIDSQIAEFVSKSFHLDAYCFDSNPENVLFRDLLADERVKKIYFTGMLTHGQTDFYIQYIDPDSHTVKRYYPDFLVQLEDDSWLIVEVKGDNLIEASVVQAKAAYARQLAAASKMNYTIIKGSDASAGNYDSLLK